CAGCTCCGGATCGGTCTCGCGGAGCCTTTCCACAAGCGGCATCCGCCGGACCTCGTCTGCCGTGTCGACGAGGAGCGTCACGAGCGCGGCGAGCGACGCGGCTCGCGGCGCCGCACCGGGGAGCGCTCGGACGAGCTCGCGCGTCACGAGCGCCGCGAACACCGACTGGGCGTCGGGCCAGTAGCGGTAGAGGGTCTGCCGGGAGACGCCGGCGCGCCGGGCGATGTCGGAGGCGGTCGTCCTCCGGATGCCGTGCGCGAGCACCTCGGCGTGCGCGGCATCCAGAAGCGCCGTCGCAGTATCGGGGACCCCATCGACCATGTGACAAAGATACAGAATGTGTCATACTGTCGCCATGTCTGCGACGATGCCGTCGACGCCCGCACGGGAGCCCCGAACTCCGCTGGCCACTCCCTCACCAGCGCCACGCTCCGAGTGGGATGCCTGGGGAGATCGGCCGTCGCCGCTGCCCGTCGGCGCGAAGGCGTTGATCACGACCCTGCTTCCCGGCAAGCCGCACCCCGTCCCCCGCCGTCCGCGGCCGCGCCTCACCGCGAGCCGCTTGACCGACGGTGACACGGATGCTCTCGCCGCCGTGGTCGGATCAGAGCACGTCCGCCGCGACGACGACGGACGTCTGCTGCACCTCGGCGGGAAGAGCACTCTGGACCTCTTGCGGCGTCGGCTCGTCGATCCGCAGTCGGCGCCCGACGCCGTCGTTCGACCCTCATCGCATGACGAGGTCGCGGAAGTGATCTCGGTGTGCGACGCACGCGGGATCGCCGTCGTCCCCTTCGGCGGCGGAACGTCCGTCGTCGGTGGCGTCGACCCGACGGGAGGGCCGCACAGCCGCGTCATCTCGCTCGACCTCGCGCGCACCGCTGCCCTCATCGATCTCGACGCGACATCGCTCCTGGCGACGTTCGGGGCCGGAACGACGGGGCCGCAGGCCGAGGAGATGCTGGGGGCGCGCGGCTTCACCCTCGGCCACTTCCCGCAGAGCTTCCACTACGCAACGATCGGCGGGTTCGCCGCGACCCGTTCGAGTGGTCAGGCCTCCCGTGGATACGGACGATTCGACGACATCGTCCATGGTCTTCGCATCGCGACCCCCGTCGGCGACCTCGATCTCGGGCGCGCCCCGGCGAGCGCCGCGGGACCCGACCTGCGCGAGCTGTTCCTGGGCTCGGAGGGTGCGTTCGGCGTGCTGACCGAGGTGACCGCCCGCATCCGGCCGCTCGCCACCGCGACGGGCTACGGCGCGTGGACCTTCCCCGACTTCGCCTCCGGCGCCGCGGCTGTGCGCGAGGCGACGCAGTGCGGCATCCGTCCCACGGTTCTGCGGCTCAGCGACGCGACCGAGACGACCGTCAATGCGACGCTCGGCGGTCACTTCACGCGCCTGCGCGGATGCCTCGCGATCGCCACGTTCGAAGGGCGCACCGACGCAGAAGCGCAGGCGGTGCGAACGTCGCTCGACGCGGTCTTCGCGCGGCACGGCGGAAAATCCCGCGGCGAGGACCCCGCGCGATCATGGGAGCGCGGTCGCTTCGCGTCTCCGGCTCTGCGGGACACCCTCCTGGACGCCGGCGTCCTGGCAGAGACCCTCGAGACGGCGACGACCTGGTCCCGGCTCGCCGGCCTCAAGACGGCCGTGACGGACGCACTCACCGAGGCCCTCTCCGCGACGGGCACGAAGCCGCTCGTGCTCTGCCACATCTCCCACGTCTACCCCGCGGGCGCTTCGCTCTACTTCACGGTCGTCGCGGCCCTCACGACGACCCCCATCGAGCAGTGGACGGCAGCGAAGGATGCCGCATCACGCGCCATCGGCAGCGCGGGCGGGACGATCACGCATCACCACGCCGTCGGCCGCGACCACCGCGACTACCTCGAAGCGGAGATCGGGTCCCTGGGCGTCGCCGTTCTGCGCGCCGTCAAGCGCGAGCTGGACCCGCGCGGCATCCTCAACCCCGGCGTCCTCGTGGAAGCCGACGGATGACCGTCGCGCTGCTGGTCAATCCGGCCGCACGCGCCGGGGCGCACACGGGAGCCGCGCCGCGGGCGGCCGAGTTGCTGCGAGATCACGGGATCCAGACGACGATCGTCAGCGGCGGAAGCGCGGCGGAATCGAGCCACCTCCTCCGGACGGCGATCGAGCTCGGCGCGGAAGCCGTCGTCGTCGCGGGCGGCGACGGAACGGTCGCTCTCGCCATCCAGGAGGTCGCGAGAACCGGCATCCCCCTCGGTATCATCCCGACCGGTACGGGCAACGACTTCGCCGCGATGCTGGGACTCGCCGAGCTCGATGTCGCGGCAGCGGCGGACGCCATCATCGGCGGACGCACGCGGGATGTCGACCTCGCGCGGGTGACGCGCGACGACGGCACGACGGCGTACTTCGGTTCCGTCCTCGCGAGCGGCTTCGATTCCCGCGTGAACGACCGCGCCAACGCCATGCGCTGGCCGCGCGGCGGCTCTCGGTACAACATCGCGATCCTGATCGAGTTCGCGAGGCTCGCGGGCCTCCCCTACGAGGTCGACCTCGAACTCGCCGACGGCACGTCGCAGCGCATCGTGGGTGACCTCGTCATGGCGACGGTCGCGAACGGTCGCACGTATGGCGGCGGCATCCCCATCGCCCCCGACGCCGATCCGACCGACGGACTCCTCGACGTCGTCCTCGTCCGCCCCGCGGGAAGGATGCGCCTGCTCCGACTGCTCCCCCGTGTCTACCGTGGCACCCACACGAACGTCGCCGAAGTATCGGTCTCCCGCGTCCGCGCGGTGCGGCTGGCCGCGCCCGGGGTGACGGCGTACGCCGACGGGGATCCCATCGGCGCCCTTCCCCTCACGATCGATGTCGCCCCCGGAGCCGTCCGCGTCTTCCTCCCGCGCTGACGACGGACCCTTCGCCGGATCACTCGAGGCGCACGAGCCCCGCTCGAACGGCGCGGATCAGCACCTGCACGCGGTCACGGACGCCCCACTTGGCCATGACACTGCTCAGGTGGGACTTCACCGTCGCCTCCGACACGCCTGTGCGCTGTGCGATCTCGGCGTTGGACAACCCCTCGGCGACGAGTTCGACCATCTCGGCCTCACGAGGCGTCAACTGCTCTCCCTCGGCCAGCGGTGCAGACGGTTCCGGTGATGAGGATGACGCGACCGACGAGACCAGCAAGGACGTGACGGCGGGCGAGAGCACCCGGAGCCCCCGATGCGCCTCGCGAACAGCGGCCACGATGTCGGCGGGATCGGAGTCCTTGAGGAGATAGCCGGCCGCACCCGCGAGCAGCATGGGAAGAATCGTGTGGATCGATCCGAACGTCGTGACCGCGAGCACGCGGGTCTCCGGAGACTCCTTGCTCAGCCGCGCCGTCGCCGCCACCCCGTCGAGGTTCGGCATCTGGATGTCCATCAGGACGACGTCCGGGCGGTGAAGACGCACCTTCTCGATGGCATCCGCCCCATCGACGGCCGTCCCGACGACCTGAATGTCCTCCGCCTCCTCGAGAAAGAGGGTCAGCGCGCGACGGAGGAGATACTCGTCATCGACGACGAGGACGAGTATCGGGTTCACGAACCAATCCTAAGAGTGGGACAACGTCGCGCAACGATCTGCGGCCACGTCCCCCAACGAAAGGCGGAGACATCACCGCCGTTGGGGCGATGCGCCGAAGGCCCGTCGCCTGGAAGGATCATCCTGTCGGTAGTCGCCCGCACCCGGAGAGGAGGACAGCCATGTTCGCTTCTTCGATCTGGACCGCGCTCTGCAAGCTGCTGCGCGCCTGCAGCTGATCCCGAGACACGTCTCTCGGCTTCCCGCCCCGTCCTGGTCCGACGGGCGGGATAATGAAGCGATGATGCGCCGCTCCTTCGCGCGACTGCGCGCCCTCCGCCCGTTCTGGGCGGCCCAGCGGCCGACGCGCGTAGAGCGTTGGGCGCTCATCGTCGTCGTCGCGGTGGCGGTCGCGGCATCCGTCTCCCTCGGCTTCGTGGAGGGATTCGACGACCCCCGCGAGTTCACCCTCGAGATGCTCCTCACGCTGGCGTTCGTCCTGACGCTGTGGAACGCGTCACTCACGGCGCTCGCGCTGCTCGTCCTGATGGGACTCTCGCCGCTCCTGCACGCGCAGCAGGTCGCACTGCTCGCTCTCGCCGTCGGATGCCTCGTGGTCGTGCGGTACTCCTCGGCATGGGCCCAGGCGGCCTATCTCGGCATCTTCCTCGCGGTCGCGGCAGCCGTGCACGGTCTCGACCCCGCGACGGGCTCCGTCGCGACGCTCAGCGCGGTCCTGCTCGTCGCCGCGGCGGCGAGCGCGACCGGAGTCGTGCTGCGGGCGCTCGTGATGAGGGCGACCCGCACGCGAGAAGAGCTCCTCGAT
This genomic stretch from Microbacterium sp. SLBN-146 harbors:
- a CDS encoding TetR/AcrR family transcriptional regulator, encoding MVDGVPDTATALLDAAHAEVLAHGIRRTTASDIARRAGVSRQTLYRYWPDAQSVFAALVTRELVRALPGAAPRAASLAALVTLLVDTADEVRRMPLVERLRETDPELFARYILERIGTSQRAIHDELRRRIADGQSDGFVRSGDPSAIAAMVLLIAQSAVQSAPLVAEWLSGDHWREELGHAFGGYLATDRS
- a CDS encoding diacylglycerol kinase; translation: MTVALLVNPAARAGAHTGAAPRAAELLRDHGIQTTIVSGGSAAESSHLLRTAIELGAEAVVVAGGDGTVALAIQEVARTGIPLGIIPTGTGNDFAAMLGLAELDVAAAADAIIGGRTRDVDLARVTRDDGTTAYFGSVLASGFDSRVNDRANAMRWPRGGSRYNIAILIEFARLAGLPYEVDLELADGTSQRIVGDLVMATVANGRTYGGGIPIAPDADPTDGLLDVVLVRPAGRMRLLRLLPRVYRGTHTNVAEVSVSRVRAVRLAAPGVTAYADGDPIGALPLTIDVAPGAVRVFLPR
- a CDS encoding FAD-binding oxidoreductase — protein: MSATMPSTPAREPRTPLATPSPAPRSEWDAWGDRPSPLPVGAKALITTLLPGKPHPVPRRPRPRLTASRLTDGDTDALAAVVGSEHVRRDDDGRLLHLGGKSTLDLLRRRLVDPQSAPDAVVRPSSHDEVAEVISVCDARGIAVVPFGGGTSVVGGVDPTGGPHSRVISLDLARTAALIDLDATSLLATFGAGTTGPQAEEMLGARGFTLGHFPQSFHYATIGGFAATRSSGQASRGYGRFDDIVHGLRIATPVGDLDLGRAPASAAGPDLRELFLGSEGAFGVLTEVTARIRPLATATGYGAWTFPDFASGAAAVREATQCGIRPTVLRLSDATETTVNATLGGHFTRLRGCLAIATFEGRTDAEAQAVRTSLDAVFARHGGKSRGEDPARSWERGRFASPALRDTLLDAGVLAETLETATTWSRLAGLKTAVTDALTEALSATGTKPLVLCHISHVYPAGASLYFTVVAALTTTPIEQWTAAKDAASRAIGSAGGTITHHHAVGRDHRDYLEAEIGSLGVAVLRAVKRELDPRGILNPGVLVEADG
- a CDS encoding response regulator transcription factor; translated protein: MNPILVLVVDDEYLLRRALTLFLEEAEDIQVVGTAVDGADAIEKVRLHRPDVVLMDIQMPNLDGVAATARLSKESPETRVLAVTTFGSIHTILPMLLAGAAGYLLKDSDPADIVAAVREAHRGLRVLSPAVTSLLVSSVASSSSPEPSAPLAEGEQLTPREAEMVELVAEGLSNAEIAQRTGVSEATVKSHLSSVMAKWGVRDRVQVLIRAVRAGLVRLE